A DNA window from Paenibacillus andongensis contains the following coding sequences:
- a CDS encoding ABC transporter ATP-binding protein, with product MNLLEVNDLKTYYGKIQAVKGVSLTVKQGEIVALLGANGAGKSTILKTISGLIHPTEGTVSFDGENITTTDAHSIVEKGLIHVPEGRRVFAALTVTENLELGAFTKKGAKSKTAQKIAMVFDMFPRLAERHKQMAGTLSGGEQQMLAIGRALMAEPKLLMLDEPSMGLAPIIVIEIMKIIKNINEQNKTTILLVEQNAKAALKLAHRGYVLETGNITMEESSEALRSNDNIVKAYLGAH from the coding sequence ATGAATCTGCTTGAAGTGAACGACCTGAAGACATACTATGGCAAAATCCAGGCGGTTAAGGGCGTATCCCTAACCGTAAAACAAGGTGAAATCGTTGCTCTGCTTGGCGCTAATGGAGCTGGTAAGAGCACGATTCTAAAAACGATTTCCGGACTTATCCATCCTACCGAAGGCACGGTTTCGTTTGACGGCGAGAACATTACGACGACTGATGCGCATAGCATCGTGGAAAAAGGCTTGATCCATGTTCCGGAAGGCAGACGGGTTTTTGCCGCACTGACGGTGACGGAAAACTTGGAGCTCGGCGCGTTTACCAAAAAAGGCGCCAAATCCAAGACGGCGCAAAAAATCGCCATGGTTTTCGACATGTTCCCCCGCTTGGCGGAGCGTCACAAGCAAATGGCGGGAACTTTAAGCGGCGGCGAGCAGCAGATGCTCGCGATCGGTAGGGCGCTGATGGCCGAGCCGAAGCTGCTAATGCTCGACGAGCCATCGATGGGGCTAGCCCCCATTATCGTCATTGAAATCATGAAGATCATTAAAAACATTAACGAACAGAACAAGACTACAATCTTGCTGGTAGAGCAGAATGCCAAAGCTGCACTCAAACTAGCTCACCGAGGTTATGTCTTGGAAACCGGTAATATTACAATGGAAGAAAGCTCGGAAGCACTTCGCAGCAATGACAACATCGTCAAAGCCTACCTCGGCGCACATTAA
- a CDS encoding ABC transporter ATP-binding protein, with amino-acid sequence MSIIQVKNLHLQFGGLTAVNNLSFDIPHETVMSVIGPNGAGKTSLFNMISGFYRPTRGEIVFNGTNIVGKQPHQITAQGMARTFQNLRVFPNLTVLENVMAGMHSRTKQGLYGALFHTKAQRLEEETILSVAEECIRFVGIEKYRNRRAKNLPYGAQRYLEIARALAIQPKVLFLDEPAAGFNFTEKQDLIDLIGRIRRAYKISVVLIEHDMGLINKVSERVLVLNYGEKLAEGTPDEVLNNPLVIEAYLGKEDEAG; translated from the coding sequence ATGTCGATTATCCAAGTCAAAAATTTGCATCTGCAGTTCGGCGGATTGACAGCCGTGAACAATTTGAGTTTCGACATTCCGCATGAAACCGTGATGAGCGTAATCGGACCGAACGGTGCCGGTAAAACCTCGCTGTTCAACATGATCTCCGGCTTTTACCGGCCGACGCGCGGGGAAATTGTATTTAACGGGACGAATATCGTCGGAAAGCAGCCGCATCAGATTACAGCGCAAGGCATGGCGCGAACGTTCCAAAACCTCAGGGTATTCCCGAATCTGACGGTTCTCGAGAACGTCATGGCAGGGATGCATTCTCGAACGAAGCAGGGCCTTTACGGCGCTTTGTTTCATACGAAAGCGCAGCGGTTGGAAGAAGAAACGATCTTGAGTGTCGCGGAAGAATGTATCCGGTTCGTCGGCATTGAGAAGTACAGAAACCGCCGAGCCAAAAACCTGCCATACGGGGCGCAGCGATATTTGGAAATTGCTCGGGCGCTAGCCATTCAGCCGAAAGTCCTATTCCTGGACGAACCTGCCGCAGGCTTCAACTTTACCGAGAAGCAGGATTTGATCGATTTAATCGGACGAATACGCCGAGCTTACAAGATTTCTGTGGTCCTGATCGAGCACGATATGGGGCTTATCAATAAAGTATCCGAGCGGGTTCTCGTTCTTAACTATGGAGAAAAGCTCGCAGAAGGAACGCCGGACGAGGTATTAAATAACCCGCTTGTTATCGAAGCCTACCTCGGAAAGGAGGATGAAGCCGGATGA